From the genome of Mycobacteriales bacterium:
CGGCGAACTCCACCCCGGCAAGGGCACCGCCGGCGGCTCCGACCGCGGCGGTCGCCCGGCTGGCGGTCTCGATCAGCGCGGCGGCCAGCGCATCCGCGGCCAGCCCCTCGTGCTGGGCACGCAGCGTCGGGAGATCCCGCACCGGGACCCGCGGCGCGAGATCGGCCACGAGTCCGGCGAGCCACCGCCCACTACCGACCGCCGTGATCCCCGCCTGACGAGCGCTGGCCGCGATCGCCCTGCCGAGGGCGGCGAGGACCCGGACCCGATCGGCGGCCGGCTCCGCGGCCGTCAGCTCCTCGACGAGCCCGGCGATCTCCGCCGGCCGGCTCAGGCGCCGCACTCCCGGCAGATCATCTTGCCGTTCTTCTCGCTCGCCAGTTGGCTGCGGTGGTGCACGAGGAAACACCGGGAACAGGTGAACTCGTCCGCCTGGCGCGGCATGACCCGGACCGTGAGCTCTTCTCCGGACAGGTCGGCGCCCGGCAGCTCGAGCGACTCCGCCAGTTCGGCCTCGTCGACGTCGACGCTGCCGGCCTGGGCGTCGCGGCGCGCCTTGAGCTCCTCGAGGCTGTCCTCGCCAAGATCGTCATCGGTCGCGCGTGGGGTGTCGTAATCGGTTGCCATGAGTGTCCTCACCTTCTCGCGCGCCTATAACGCCCGACGGACCGGGTCTGTGCCCGATTCGGCGAACCAATCTCCCGGCCGCCTCGGGGACCGCGGGCATTCTGCCCGACCCGGGGCCGGCTGTCCTCACCTACCCCGGGGACGTCGGGCAGAATCCGGGCACCGCCGCCCACCGGTGCAGAAGGAGAGGACCCGGATGCCGATCTATGCGCTCGGCGATCGCTCGCCGACAATCGACCCCACCGCCTTCGTCCATCCGGATGCCGTCGTTATCGGGGCAGTGACCATCGCCGCGCAGGCGAGTATCTGGCCCGGATCGGTGCTCCGGGGGGACTACGGGCGGATCGAGGTCGGTGCCCGAACCTCGATCCAGGACGGGACGGTCGTCCACGCCACCGACGATCTGCCCACCCGCATCGGGGCGGACTGCGTCGTCGGGCACCTCGCGCACCTCGAGGGCTGCACCGTCGAGGACGGCAGCCTGATCGGGTCCGGTTCGGTCGTGCTGCACCGTGCCGTCGTGCGCTCCGGCGCGCTTGTCGGAGCCGGCGCGGTCGTCCCCAATGACACCGAGGTGCCGACGGGGGCCATGGCCCTCGGCGTGCCCGCCCGGATCCGCCCGGATGCCGTCCCGGCCGGGATCTTCGACGAAGCGGTCCGCCGCTACGTCGAGAACGCCGAGCGCTACCGCCGGGAACTGCGCCGGCTCTGACCGGAGGACCCGCGCTGGCGCCGCCCGGCGCTAACCCCTACTCTGGGTCATACCGAACGGCATTCTGTTCTGGTTTCGCGCCTTGCTGGAGGGTCCGTGGACTTCCGTGACACCACCGAGGAGGCGGCGTTCCGCAAGGAGCTCCGCGACTGGCTGACCGCGGCCCTGCCGGCCGACTGGTCGAGCCGGCCGCCACACGTCGGCCGCTGGGACGTCGAATTCGCCCGGGACTGGAGCCGGCGGCTCTACGAGGCCGGATACGTCGGGATCACCTGGCCGGCCGAATACGGGGGCCGCGGGCTGCCGCCGATCTACGAGGGCATCTACCTCGAGGAGAGCGCCCGGATCGACTCGCCCGGTCACCTCGGGGTGATCGGCCTCGGCATGGCAGGTCCGACGATCATCGCCTGGGGTAGCGACGAGCAGAAACGCCGGTTCCTGCCCAAGCTGCTGTCCGCCGAGGAGGTCTGGTGCCAGGGCTTCTCCGAGCCGGGCAGCGGATCGGACCTCGCCGGCGCCAAGACCCGGGCCGTCCTCGACGGTGACGAATGGGTGGTGACCGGGCAGAAGGTTTGGTCGAGCTACGCCCATCTGGCCGACTGGTGCATCCTCGTCGTCCGCACCGACCCCGAGGCGCCGCGCCACCGCGGGCTGTCCTACCTGCTCGTTGACATGAGCAGTCCCGGCGTGGAGGTCCGGCCGCTGCGGCAGATAACCGGGGACCCCGAGTTCAACGAGATCTTCTTCACCGACGTTCGGGTTCCGCGGGACTCGATGCTCGGCGCTCCGGGCGAGGGGTGGAACGTCGCGATGACGACCCTGCTCCACGAACGGGGCACCCTCGGCTTCGCGCTGACCGGTCAGCTCGAGCGACAGGTCAACCGCCTGGTCCGGCTCGCCCGCGAACCCGGTCCGGACGGGCGGACGGCGGCCGACGACCCGCTGGTCCGGGACCAGATCGCGCAGCATTGGGTCGACCTACAGGCCCTGCGCTACACGAACTACCGCTCGCTGACCGCACTGCTCAAGACCGGCGTGCCGGGCCCGGAAGGCTCGATCTCCAAGCTGCACATGAGCGAGACCAACCAGCGGCTCACCAAGCTCGCCCAGTCGATCAACGGGTTGACCGGCCAGCTGACCGGCGACGGGGCCGTCCTCGACGGCTACTGGACCTACCATCAGCTGCGCAGCCGGGGGAACACGATCGAGGCCGGCACCTCCGAGATCCTCCGCAACATCATCGCCGAGCGCGTCGTCGGCCTCCCGCGCAGCCGCTGACCCCCCAACCCCAAGGACCGCACCGATGGACTTCGCCTTCTCCGACGAGCAAGAGATGCTCCGCGCGGCCGCTCGCGCCTACCTCGCCGACCGCTACACCCCCGAGCGGGTGATCGAGCTCGCCGACTCGCCGGACGGGTGGGATCCGGCCTCCTGGCAGGCCCTCGCGAACCTCGGCTGGCTGGAGCCCGATCTCGGCGTCCTGGAGCACGCCGTCCTGTTCGAGGAGACCGGCGCCGCCCTGTATCCGGGTCCGTTCTTCTCCACCATCGGCCTGGCCGGCCCGGCGCTCCCCGAGGACCTCGCCGCCGCGGTCGCCCGCGGCGAACGCTCGGCCACCGTGGCGGTTGCGGAGCCGGGCGGCCCGGCCTCGCTGGCAGACGCCGACCGGGTGGCCACCACCGCGGATGCCGCCGGCCGGCTCACCGGCCACAAGATCCTCGTCCCCGACCTCACCTCGGTCACCGACGTGCTCGTCGTCGCCCGCGGGCCGCAGGGGGTCGGCCTCTTCCACGTCGAGGCCCCCGGCGCGGTCACGGCCCGGGAGACCATCGACCGGACCCGAAGGCTCGGTGAGCTCGTCCTCGACGCCACCCCGGCCCGGCCACTGCCGGAGGCCACGAGCCTCCCCCTGCTGCGCCTCAACGCCCTGGCCGCGCTCGCTTGCGAGGCCGTCGGTGTCGGCCAGCGGGCCCTGGACTTCGCGACCGAACACGCCAAGACCCGCGAGCAGTTCGGCCGGGTCATCGGTACCTACCAGGCCGTCTCGCACAAGATCGCCGACATGTTCGTACAGGTCCAGCTCGCCCGTTCGCTCGCCTACTGGGCCGCCTGGTGCGTGGCGGAGGGCGACGACCAGGCGCCGCTCGCCGTGGCCGCGGCAGCCTCCGACGCGGCGGCGGCGGCAGTGGCGGCCTGTGAGAATGCGATCCAGGTGCACGGTGGGGTCGGGTTCACCTGGGAGCACCCGTTGCACCGCTTCTACAAGCGGGCGCAGTGGATCCAGGCCTACGAGGGTCCCGGGCAGCGGCACCGGGCTGCGATCGCGACCGCCCTGCTCGGCTGACCGCCCCGCCGACCCGGTCGGCGATACTGGTCGGAATGCCCCGACGCCTGGCCGCTGCGGCCCTGCTCGCCCTCGCGGTCGGCTGTTCGGGTACCGCGCCCCCCCCGACGCCGCCGAGCCCGGACCCCGCGCCCAGCTCACCGGCCGCCACCAGTCCCCCATCGGTGCCGCTGATGCCGACCGGGGACTGGTCGGTGCACACCGCCGGGCCGCAGGACGCCATCGAGGGGTTCACCGACCGGGTGAGCGTGCTCCCGGGCACCCCGGTGCGCCTCTACATCTCGACGACGGCGACGAGCTACCGGATCGAGGCGTTCCGGATGGGCTTCTACGCGGGGGCGTGGGCGGCCCGTGTCTGGACCAGCCCGACGGAGCCCGGGCGACGCCAGGCCGGCGCGGACCTCACCGGCGGCACCTTCACCGCCGTCGCCCGTTGGCGGGTGTCGGTCACCGTCGCGACCACCGGCTGGCCGGCCGGGGACTACCTGTTTCGGCTGGACGCCGCGAACGGCGACCAGCGATTCGTCCCGCTCACCCTGCGCAGTCCGAGCACGGCCGGCCGGATCGTTCTGCTCGCGGCGGTGACGACCTGGCAGGCTTACAACAGTTGGGGTGGCTACAGCCTCTACCGGGGACCGAACGGGTTCGCCGACCGGGCCCGGGTGGTGTCGTTCGACCGGCCGTACGCCTACGGGGAAGGCGCAGCCGACTTCGTCGGCAACGAGCTCCCGGCGGTGATCCTGGCCGAGAGCCTGCGCCTGCCGGTGGCCTACGCGACGGACGTCGAACTCGACGACGACCCCGGTTTGCTCGACGGCGCCCGGGCGGTGATCTCCATGGGCCACGACGAGTACTACTCGCAGGCGATGCGCGACGCGCTGACCCGGGCCCGGGACCGCGGCGTGAACCTGGCCTTCCTCGGCGCCAACGCCGTCTACCGTCACATCCGGTTCGCCCCCGCCGGGGCCGTACCGGACCGGCTGGAGATCGACTACAAGAGCTTCCTCGACGACCCGCTGCACACCAGCGACCCGGCGGGCGCCACCGGCCCGGCCTGGCGCAGCCCGCCCGACCCGCGCCCGGAGAGCGTGCTCACCGGCACCTACTACCAGTGCAACCCGGTCGACGCGGACATGGTGGTCGCCGACCCGGGCAGCTGGTTGCTCGCCGGCATCGTCACCCCCGGTGAGCACCTGCACCGCCTCGTCGGCTCGGAATACGACGCCGTCGACCCGTCGGTACCGACCCCGCAGCCGATCGAGGTGCTTTTCCACTCCCCGCTCACCTGCGGCAGCGGGCGACCGTTCGCCGACGCGGCGTACTACACGACGCCGAGCGGCGCGGGGGTCTTCGACTCCGGAACGAGCTCCTGGGTCTGCGCCATCGCCGTCTTCCTCTGCGAGAAGGGCCATGGCGATCCGGCCGCCCAGCGGGTGGTCACCGCGGTGACCACCCGGCTGCTCGAGGCCTTCGCCGCTGGGCCGGCCGGCGCGGTGCATCCGGCCCGGCAGAACCTGGCTCGGCTCGGAATCGCTGCGCCCCCGGTGGCACCCACCCGCTGACCAGAGGAGCCCCCGCGCGGACGTGCGACCCTGTACCGGCACGCACCAGCCGTCCGAGGAGCGCCATGTCCGTCACCGCCGAGGCCCGCGCCGATTCCGCCACCTTCAACTCGCTGTCCCCCGCAACCGGCGAGGTCGTCGCAACCCTCCCGGTCGACGGACCCGAGCAGGTGGCCGCCGCCGTCGTCCGGGCCCGGGAAGCCGCTGGCTGGTGGCGGGAGCTCGGCTTCGCGGGCCGGCGCCGCCGGCTGCGCACCTTCCAAGGTGTCCTGCTCCGTGGCCGGGACGAGCTGCTCGACCTGATCCATCGGGAGAACGGCAAGCCGATCGTCGATGCGTGGATCGAGCACACCCTCGCCCTGGAGCACATCGGCTGGGCGGCGCGGCATGCGGGCAAGGTGCTCGGGCGGCAGCGGCCGGGGGGGTCGCTCATGCTGGCCAACATCTCCGCCCGGCTCGAATACCAGCCGCTCGGCGTGGTGGGCGTCATCGGGCCGTGGAACTACCCGCTGTTCACGCCGATGGGATCGATCGCCTACGCGCTCGCCGCCGGCAACACCGTCGTGTTCAAGCCAAGCGAATACACCCCGGCGGTGGGCCGCTGGCTGGCTGACGCCTTCGCCGACGTCGTCGACCAACGCCCCGTGTTCCAGGTGGTGACCGGCTTCGGCGAGACGGGGGCGGCCTTGTGCCGGTCCGGCGTCAACAAGATCGCTTTCACCGGATCGGCCCCCACGGGTCGCAAGATCATGGCCACCTGCGCCGAGACGCTCACCCCGGTGCTACTGGAGCTAGGCGGCAACGATGCCATGATCGTGGACGACGACGCCGACGTGGCCGCGGCGGCGCGGGCCGCGCTTTGGGGGGGCTGCGCGAATGCGGGCCAGACCTGCATCGGCATCGAGCGGGTCTACGCGACGGCGGCGGTCTACGACTCGCTCGTGGACAAGGTCCGTGAGCTCGCCGGCCCGCTGCGCGCCGGGGCCGGGTCGGACGCGGCGCTCGGACCGATCACGATGCCGAAGCAGGTCGAGCTGATCGAGGCGCACGTCCGGGACGCTCTGGACCGCGGGGCCCGGACCGTCGTGGGCGGCCTGGAGTCCATCCATGCGCCCTACGTGGAACCGATCGTCCTGGTCGACGTACCGGAGGACGCCCGGCTCATGCAGGAGGAGACCTTCGGCCCGGTGCTCCCGATCATCAAGGTGCAGGACGCGGACGAGGCGGTGGCTCGGGCCAACGCCTCGCCGTTCGGTCTCGGGGCGGCGGTCTTCGCCAAGCGACGCGGCGTCGACATCGCCCGTCGGCTCCAGACCGGCATGGTCAGCGTCAACTCGATGCAGGCGTTCGCCGGGTTGCCGTCCTTGCCGTTCGGCGGGGTTGGGGACTCCGGCTTCGGTCGGATCCACGGCGCCGACGGGTTACGCGAGTTCACCCGACCCAAGGCCACCGCCGTACAGCGGTTCAAGCTGCCGGCGGAGCTGCTGGCCTTCGACCGGCCGGCCTGGCTGCCGCGGGCCGTGCAGCGGGTCGACGAGTTGCGCTACGGTCGCCGCCGCCCTCCGGGTTAGTCGTCCCGGTCGGCGCCGAGCGGGGCCAGCAACCGGGCGAGTTCGTCGAACAGCGCCGGCGGGGCGGCGATGACGAGATCCTCGCCGGCCGACTCGCCGGCAAGCCCGCCGACCACGGCGCCGGCCTCGGTGGCGATCAGCCCCCCGGCGGCCAGATCCCAGGGCCGCAGGCCGCGCTCGTAGAAGGCGTCGACCCGGCCGGCGCCGACCGCGACCAGGTCGAG
Proteins encoded in this window:
- a CDS encoding DUF4193 domain-containing protein produces the protein MATDYDTPRATDDDLGEDSLEELKARRDAQAGSVDVDEAELAESLELPGADLSGEELTVRVMPRQADEFTCSRCFLVHHRSQLASEKNGKMICRECGA
- a CDS encoding gamma carbonic anhydrase family protein, yielding MPIYALGDRSPTIDPTAFVHPDAVVIGAVTIAAQASIWPGSVLRGDYGRIEVGARTSIQDGTVVHATDDLPTRIGADCVVGHLAHLEGCTVEDGSLIGSGSVVLHRAVVRSGALVGAGAVVPNDTEVPTGAMALGVPARIRPDAVPAGIFDEAVRRYVENAERYRRELRRL
- a CDS encoding acyl-CoA dehydrogenase family protein; its protein translation is MDFRDTTEEAAFRKELRDWLTAALPADWSSRPPHVGRWDVEFARDWSRRLYEAGYVGITWPAEYGGRGLPPIYEGIYLEESARIDSPGHLGVIGLGMAGPTIIAWGSDEQKRRFLPKLLSAEEVWCQGFSEPGSGSDLAGAKTRAVLDGDEWVVTGQKVWSSYAHLADWCILVVRTDPEAPRHRGLSYLLVDMSSPGVEVRPLRQITGDPEFNEIFFTDVRVPRDSMLGAPGEGWNVAMTTLLHERGTLGFALTGQLERQVNRLVRLAREPGPDGRTAADDPLVRDQIAQHWVDLQALRYTNYRSLTALLKTGVPGPEGSISKLHMSETNQRLTKLAQSINGLTGQLTGDGAVLDGYWTYHQLRSRGNTIEAGTSEILRNIIAERVVGLPRSR
- a CDS encoding acyl-CoA dehydrogenase — encoded protein: MDFAFSDEQEMLRAAARAYLADRYTPERVIELADSPDGWDPASWQALANLGWLEPDLGVLEHAVLFEETGAALYPGPFFSTIGLAGPALPEDLAAAVARGERSATVAVAEPGGPASLADADRVATTADAAGRLTGHKILVPDLTSVTDVLVVARGPQGVGLFHVEAPGAVTARETIDRTRRLGELVLDATPARPLPEATSLPLLRLNALAALACEAVGVGQRALDFATEHAKTREQFGRVIGTYQAVSHKIADMFVQVQLARSLAYWAAWCVAEGDDQAPLAVAAAASDAAAAAVAACENAIQVHGGVGFTWEHPLHRFYKRAQWIQAYEGPGQRHRAAIATALLG
- a CDS encoding N,N-dimethylformamidase beta subunit family domain-containing protein, which encodes MPRRLAAAALLALAVGCSGTAPPPTPPSPDPAPSSPAATSPPSVPLMPTGDWSVHTAGPQDAIEGFTDRVSVLPGTPVRLYISTTATSYRIEAFRMGFYAGAWAARVWTSPTEPGRRQAGADLTGGTFTAVARWRVSVTVATTGWPAGDYLFRLDAANGDQRFVPLTLRSPSTAGRIVLLAAVTTWQAYNSWGGYSLYRGPNGFADRARVVSFDRPYAYGEGAADFVGNELPAVILAESLRLPVAYATDVELDDDPGLLDGARAVISMGHDEYYSQAMRDALTRARDRGVNLAFLGANAVYRHIRFAPAGAVPDRLEIDYKSFLDDPLHTSDPAGATGPAWRSPPDPRPESVLTGTYYQCNPVDADMVVADPGSWLLAGIVTPGEHLHRLVGSEYDAVDPSVPTPQPIEVLFHSPLTCGSGRPFADAAYYTTPSGAGVFDSGTSSWVCAIAVFLCEKGHGDPAAQRVVTAVTTRLLEAFAAGPAGAVHPARQNLARLGIAAPPVAPTR
- a CDS encoding aldehyde dehydrogenase family protein is translated as MSVTAEARADSATFNSLSPATGEVVATLPVDGPEQVAAAVVRAREAAGWWRELGFAGRRRRLRTFQGVLLRGRDELLDLIHRENGKPIVDAWIEHTLALEHIGWAARHAGKVLGRQRPGGSLMLANISARLEYQPLGVVGVIGPWNYPLFTPMGSIAYALAAGNTVVFKPSEYTPAVGRWLADAFADVVDQRPVFQVVTGFGETGAALCRSGVNKIAFTGSAPTGRKIMATCAETLTPVLLELGGNDAMIVDDDADVAAAARAALWGGCANAGQTCIGIERVYATAAVYDSLVDKVRELAGPLRAGAGSDAALGPITMPKQVELIEAHVRDALDRGARTVVGGLESIHAPYVEPIVLVDVPEDARLMQEETFGPVLPIIKVQDADEAVARANASPFGLGAAVFAKRRGVDIARRLQTGMVSVNSMQAFAGLPSLPFGGVGDSGFGRIHGADGLREFTRPKATAVQRFKLPAELLAFDRPAWLPRAVQRVDELRYGRRRPPG